The Equus caballus isolate H_3958 breed thoroughbred chromosome 22, TB-T2T, whole genome shotgun sequence genome window below encodes:
- the MYL9 gene encoding myosin regulatory light polypeptide 9, giving the protein MSSKRAKAKTTKKRPQRATSNVFAMFDQSQIQEFKEAFNMIDQNRDGFIDKEDLHDMLASMGKNPTDEYLEGMMSEAPGPINFTMFLTMFGEKLNGTDPEDVIRNAFACFDEEASGFIHEDHLRELLTTMGDRFTDEEVDEMYREAPIDKKGNFNYVEFTRILKHGAKDKDD; this is encoded by the exons ATGTCCAGCAAACGGGCCAAGGCCAAGACCACTAAGAAGCGGCCACAGCGGGCCACATCCAATGTCTTCGCAATGTTTGACCAGTCCCAGATCCAGGAGTTTAAGGAGGCCTTCAACATGATCGACCAGAACCGAGATGGCTTCATTGACAAGGAGGACTTGCATGACATGCTGGCCTCGATGG GGAAGAACCCCACAGACGAGTACCTGGAGGGCATGATGAGCGAGGCCCCGGGGCCCATCAACTTCACCATGTTCCTCACGATGTTTGGGGAGAAGCTGAATGGCACAGACCCCGAGGACGTGATCCGCAATGCCTTCGCCTGCTTCGACGAGGAGGCCTCAG gctTCATCCATGAGGACCACCTTCGGGAGTTGCTCACCACCATGGGCGACCGCTTCACAGACGAGGAGGTGGATGAGATGTACCGAGAGGCGCCCATTGATAAGAAAGGCAACTTCAACTATGTGGAGTTCACCCGCATCCTCAAACATGGCGCCAAGGACAAAGACGACTAG